Proteins encoded in a region of the Penaeus vannamei isolate JL-2024 chromosome 30, ASM4276789v1, whole genome shotgun sequence genome:
- the LOC138867507 gene encoding uncharacterized protein — protein MGSTIHHTTSYNPEVNGMVERSHRPLKAALMARCTKSDWKAQLPWVLLGIRTSPKEGLQVSPAEALTVPGEFFPSLDTPTDSEHLTKLRHAVEKYRPCTQTHSTSPPQYLPKLIHSCKYVFVRNDAHGTPLTRPYRGPYAVLERNPKVYRLSIGGKSDWVSIDRLKSAYLEEKEPTQTTPLADNPAHTVPPSNAPAHVSHPEDKPFQISSQPQRDACCPLLITSPSCNITLYDLDPNTLAACSFSEPSLHPARGVRNTLDGSQPDDTLLIPSSPF, from the exons ATGGGATCAACTATCCATCACACCACCTCATACAACCCAGAAGTCAACGGTATGGTGGAGCGGTCCCATCGTCCTCTGAAAGCAGCGTTAATGGCGCGCTGCACTAAATCAGACTGGAAAGCTCAACTTCCCTGGGTTCTTCTCGGGATCCGAACATCCCCAAAAGAGGGATTACAAGTTTCCCCTGCTGAAGCTCTCACAGTTCCAGGGGAGTTCTTCCCGAGTCTAGATACCCCTACAGATTCTGAGCACCTCACCAAACTACGCCATGCTGTTGAGAAGTACCGACCATGCACTCAGACGCACTCAACATCTCCTCCACAATACCTTCCCAAGCTGATCCACAGCTGCAAATATGTATTCGTAAGAAATGACGCTCACGGTACACCCCTCACCCGCCCGTACCGCGGGCCATATGCTGTCTTGGAGCGTAACCCCAAGGTATACCGTCTCAGCATTGGTGGGAAGAGCGACTGGGTATCCATTGACCGCTTAAAGTCTGCATACCTGGAAGAAAAGGAACCTACACAAACCACGCCTCTGGCTGATAACCCAGCTCACACCGTACCTCCTTCAAATGCACCTGCCCATGTCTCACATCCTGAAGATAAACCTTTTCAAATCTCCTCGC agCCCCAGCGGGATGCATGCTGCCCTCTGTTGATTACCAGTCCGTCCTGTAACATAACCCTGTATGACTTGGATCCTAACACGCTTGCAGCCTGTTCTTTTTCAGAGCCTTCCCTTCATCCAGCCCGTGGAGTGAGGAATACCCTTGACGGTAGTCAACCCGACGACACATTACtaatcccatcttcccccttctaa